From a region of the Helianthus annuus cultivar XRQ/B chromosome 5, HanXRQr2.0-SUNRISE, whole genome shotgun sequence genome:
- the LOC110940448 gene encoding uncharacterized protein LOC110940448 isoform X2, with product MYGGSGKLNRGRGGGPANRNIHSTFQPSSVQRPSGTVSGSRQSTGGSHRNRSSTPAASATVSTADEAFSLVRNNPLNFGMIIKLSPNLVEEIKRLEARGDAARIKFDSVANNPAGNVIDVGGKEFRFTWSKEKAGDLCDIYEERRSGDNGDGLLVESGNAWRKLNVHRELDDTVKNYVKSRTVEAELKHKSRKAIVLDHGNPSMKTQMKALAAAEVNNAWRGSYKQKKEPPFKKMKAEPSSEVASKSGGKAGFSKMRASMSPLVSTPEQSGVPLSPLRNNRVHTNRDDATLTQPFKGNASTSGAVQNKPTDLQSLLISLLKEKPHGMNLKALEKAIGETIPKSVKQIEPILKKIAVFQAPGRYFLKPDAEIESFKKSLSESISSPENNNHLGDRDVTTGSLMKAGAMKHISEPCDDLDTSEKIDIDNLSPDVLSDKKVFPNNEDPAINSSKSASDSDSSDSESDSRSPSSDSDSDSDSKEGSDEDVDIMSDDDKEPTQPLDHELGYEKDGHGSDLEKDLFDEAGLHVTNNDEIEVHDHAASKRGSSDENEHVKRLKAGNLASRSPDGPRIMSRTVGDVSDYDYENVNNHHLNARAKPHADMDNPERGPQGDNVLFSMQKFIKETRAEDKRPPKNSGGKHSGSHKKKHGVLIKEPELPSTSQIKDSTTDLLKSTSINGCRPTLVRELSDLEMGEFRDEEKRFETFKKSENISSSDYWNLDDTLNLPKKVVPEEHLTRFNGSRQSLSRVDQTQHNKGRHNEAGTSLINNTDSQRKVNVVVPISTKDKKRHKSKGLGEKKDFRMVNSSDINGQKESFSDDSITSYTKYEKEEPEMKGPIRDLSQYNEYVQEYREKYDCYHMLNKILESYRHQFQTFGRDLELAKGRDTDRYNKILEQLMESYRQCGTKHKRLKKIFVVLHHELQHLKEMIRDFAEKQTKGRRINS from the exons ATGTACGGAGGCTCGGGTAAGCTCAACCGCGGCCGCGGCGGCGGTCCGGCCAATCGGAACATCCACTCCACCTTCCAACCGTCCTCCGTTCAACGCCCGTCCGGTACTGTTTCCGGTAGCCGTCAGTCTACCGGTGGCAGTCACCGTAACCGTAGCAGTACACCGGCCGCATCGGCTACAGTTTCAACGGCGGATGAAGCGTTCAGTTTAGTTCGTAATAATCCGCTCAACTTCGGTATGATTATTAAGCTATCGCCTAATCTCGTTGAAGAAATCAAGCGCCTCGAAGCGCGTGGCGATGCTGCGAGGATCAAGTTTGATTCAGTTGCTAATAATCCTGCTGGAAAT GTCATTGATGTAGGAGGCAAGGAGTTCAGATTCACGTGGTCTAAAGAAAAAGCTGGAGACCTATGTGACATATATGAAGAACGCCGAAGTGGTGATAATGGAGATGGTTTGCTTGTTGAGTCTGGAAATGCTTGGCGAAAGTTGAATGTTCATCGTGAATTGGACGATACAGTTAAGAACTATGTTAAAAGTCGAACAGTGGAAGCAGAACTTAAACACAAATCACGAAA agccattgttttagatcatGGAAATCCATCTATGAAGACTCAAATGAAGGCTTTAGCTGCTGCTGAAG TGAATAATGCATGGAGAGGATCATATAAACAAAAGAAAGAGCCTCCTTTCAAAAAGATGAAAGCTGAACCTTCTTCAG AAGTGGCATCTAAATCTGGGGGAAAAGCTGGATTTTCCAAAATGAGGGCTTCAATGTCACCACTAGTATCTACACCTGAGCAATCTGGTGTTCCGTTGTCCCCACTTAGAAATAACAGAGTGCATACAAACAGGGATGATGCTACTTTGACCCAACCTTTTAAAGGAAATGCTAGCACCTCTGGTGCTGTACAGAACAAACCTACTGACCTGCAAAGTTTGTTAATTTCTCTTCTTAAGGAGAAACCACATGGAATGAATCTCAAG GCTTTAGAGAAAGCTATTGGAGAAACCATTCCCAAATCTGTGAAGCAAATTGAGCCGATCCTTAAAAAG ATTGCTGTTTTCCAAGCCCCAGGAAGATATTTTTTGAAACCAGATGCTGAGATAGAAAGTTTCAAGAAATCATTATCTGAAAGTATAAG TTCTCCAGAGAACAATAATCACCTCGGAGACAGAGACGTGACAACTGGCTCACTCATGAAAGCCGGTGCTATGAAGCACATTTCTGAACCTTGTGACGATTTAGATACTTCAGAAAAAATTGATATAGATAATCTTTCCCCAGATGTATTAAGTGATAAAAAAGTTTTTCCCAATAATGAAGACCCTGCGATTAACTCTAGCAAGAGCGCAAGCGACAGTGACAGCAGTGACTCCGAAAGTGACAGCAGAAGTCCCAGCAGTGACAGTGACAGTGACAGTGACAGCAAAGAGGGGTCTGATGAAGACGTAGATATCATGAGTGACGATGATAAAGAACCCACACAACCGTTGGATCATGAATTAGGATATGAAAAAGATGGTCATGGCTCTGATTTAGAAAAAGATTTGTTTGATGAAGCTGGTTTGCATGTAACTAATAATGATGAGATTGAAGTTCATGATCATGCTGCATCGAAAAGGGGATCTTCTGATGAGAACGAACATGTAAAAAGATTAAAAGCAGGAAATTTGGCCAGTAGATCTCCTGATGGGCCCAGAATAATGAGCCGAACTGTAGGTGACgtttctgattatgactatgaaaaTGTCAACAATCATCATCTTAATGCACGGGCAAAGCCTCATGCTGACATGGATAACCCTGAAAGGGGCCCACAAGGGGACAATGTATTATTTTCAATGCAAAAGTTTATCAAAGAAACACGAGCTGAAGATAAGAGACCTCCAAAGAATTCTGGAGGCAAACACTCCGGTTCTCATAAGAAGAAACACGGCGTTTTAATCAAGGAACCTGAGTTACCGTCAACGTCACAGATTAAAGATTCCACCACTGACTTATTAAAGTCAACTTCAATAAACGGATGCAGACCGACACTCGTAAGAGAGCTCTCGGATTTAGAGATGGGTGAATTCCGTGATGAAGAAAAGCGTTTTGAGACGTTTAAAAAGTCGGAGAACATATCAAGTTCAGATTACTGGAATCTCGATGATACATTAAACCTGCCTAAAAAGGTTGTTCCCGAAGAACATCTCACAAGATTTAACGGCAGCAGACAGTCACTATCAAGAGTAGATCAAACGCAACATAATAAAGGTAGACATAATGAAGCTGGGACAAGTTTAATCAACAACACAGACAGTCAAAGAAAAGTGAACGTGGTAGTTCCTATTTCCACAAAAGATAAAAAGCGGCATAAGTCTAAAGGTTTAGGAGAAAAGAAGGATTTTAGGATGGTAAACAGTAGTGATATTAATGGACAAAAGGAGTCTTTCTCTGATGATAGTATTACTTCATATACTAAGTATGAAAAAGAGGAGCCAGAGATGAAGGGACCGATACGAGATCTTTCACA GTACAACGAGTATGTGCAGGAGTATCGTGAGAAGTATGATTGCTACCATATGTTGAACAAGATTCTAGAATCATACAG ACACCAGTTTCAAACCTTTGGAAGGGACCTTGAACTTGCTAAGGGAAGAGATACTGACAGATATAACAAAATATTGGAGCAGTTAATGGAATCCTATCGCCAGTGTGGAACG AAACATAAAAGGCTGAAGAAGATATTTGTTGTGCTCCATCACGAACTGCAG CATTTGAAGGAGATGATTAGAGACTTTGCTGAGAAACAAACAAAAGGACGACGGATTAATTCATAG
- the LOC110940448 gene encoding uncharacterized protein LOC110940448 isoform X1: MYGGSGKLNRGRGGGPANRNIHSTFQPSSVQRPSGTVSGSRQSTGGSHRNRSSTPAASATVSTADEAFSLVRNNPLNFGMIIKLSPNLVEEIKRLEARGDAARIKFDSVANNPAGNVIDVGGKEFRFTWSKEKAGDLCDIYEERRSGDNGDGLLVESGNAWRKLNVHRELDDTVKNYVKSRTVEAELKHKSRKAIVLDHGNPSMKTQMKALAAAEVNNAWRGSYKQKKEPPFKKMKAEPSSASITEVASKSGGKAGFSKMRASMSPLVSTPEQSGVPLSPLRNNRVHTNRDDATLTQPFKGNASTSGAVQNKPTDLQSLLISLLKEKPHGMNLKALEKAIGETIPKSVKQIEPILKKIAVFQAPGRYFLKPDAEIESFKKSLSESISSPENNNHLGDRDVTTGSLMKAGAMKHISEPCDDLDTSEKIDIDNLSPDVLSDKKVFPNNEDPAINSSKSASDSDSSDSESDSRSPSSDSDSDSDSKEGSDEDVDIMSDDDKEPTQPLDHELGYEKDGHGSDLEKDLFDEAGLHVTNNDEIEVHDHAASKRGSSDENEHVKRLKAGNLASRSPDGPRIMSRTVGDVSDYDYENVNNHHLNARAKPHADMDNPERGPQGDNVLFSMQKFIKETRAEDKRPPKNSGGKHSGSHKKKHGVLIKEPELPSTSQIKDSTTDLLKSTSINGCRPTLVRELSDLEMGEFRDEEKRFETFKKSENISSSDYWNLDDTLNLPKKVVPEEHLTRFNGSRQSLSRVDQTQHNKGRHNEAGTSLINNTDSQRKVNVVVPISTKDKKRHKSKGLGEKKDFRMVNSSDINGQKESFSDDSITSYTKYEKEEPEMKGPIRDLSQYNEYVQEYREKYDCYHMLNKILESYRHQFQTFGRDLELAKGRDTDRYNKILEQLMESYRQCGTKHKRLKKIFVVLHHELQHLKEMIRDFAEKQTKGRRINS, from the exons ATGTACGGAGGCTCGGGTAAGCTCAACCGCGGCCGCGGCGGCGGTCCGGCCAATCGGAACATCCACTCCACCTTCCAACCGTCCTCCGTTCAACGCCCGTCCGGTACTGTTTCCGGTAGCCGTCAGTCTACCGGTGGCAGTCACCGTAACCGTAGCAGTACACCGGCCGCATCGGCTACAGTTTCAACGGCGGATGAAGCGTTCAGTTTAGTTCGTAATAATCCGCTCAACTTCGGTATGATTATTAAGCTATCGCCTAATCTCGTTGAAGAAATCAAGCGCCTCGAAGCGCGTGGCGATGCTGCGAGGATCAAGTTTGATTCAGTTGCTAATAATCCTGCTGGAAAT GTCATTGATGTAGGAGGCAAGGAGTTCAGATTCACGTGGTCTAAAGAAAAAGCTGGAGACCTATGTGACATATATGAAGAACGCCGAAGTGGTGATAATGGAGATGGTTTGCTTGTTGAGTCTGGAAATGCTTGGCGAAAGTTGAATGTTCATCGTGAATTGGACGATACAGTTAAGAACTATGTTAAAAGTCGAACAGTGGAAGCAGAACTTAAACACAAATCACGAAA agccattgttttagatcatGGAAATCCATCTATGAAGACTCAAATGAAGGCTTTAGCTGCTGCTGAAG TGAATAATGCATGGAGAGGATCATATAAACAAAAGAAAGAGCCTCCTTTCAAAAAGATGAAAGCTGAACCTTCTTCAG CATCTATTACAGAAGTGGCATCTAAATCTGGGGGAAAAGCTGGATTTTCCAAAATGAGGGCTTCAATGTCACCACTAGTATCTACACCTGAGCAATCTGGTGTTCCGTTGTCCCCACTTAGAAATAACAGAGTGCATACAAACAGGGATGATGCTACTTTGACCCAACCTTTTAAAGGAAATGCTAGCACCTCTGGTGCTGTACAGAACAAACCTACTGACCTGCAAAGTTTGTTAATTTCTCTTCTTAAGGAGAAACCACATGGAATGAATCTCAAG GCTTTAGAGAAAGCTATTGGAGAAACCATTCCCAAATCTGTGAAGCAAATTGAGCCGATCCTTAAAAAG ATTGCTGTTTTCCAAGCCCCAGGAAGATATTTTTTGAAACCAGATGCTGAGATAGAAAGTTTCAAGAAATCATTATCTGAAAGTATAAG TTCTCCAGAGAACAATAATCACCTCGGAGACAGAGACGTGACAACTGGCTCACTCATGAAAGCCGGTGCTATGAAGCACATTTCTGAACCTTGTGACGATTTAGATACTTCAGAAAAAATTGATATAGATAATCTTTCCCCAGATGTATTAAGTGATAAAAAAGTTTTTCCCAATAATGAAGACCCTGCGATTAACTCTAGCAAGAGCGCAAGCGACAGTGACAGCAGTGACTCCGAAAGTGACAGCAGAAGTCCCAGCAGTGACAGTGACAGTGACAGTGACAGCAAAGAGGGGTCTGATGAAGACGTAGATATCATGAGTGACGATGATAAAGAACCCACACAACCGTTGGATCATGAATTAGGATATGAAAAAGATGGTCATGGCTCTGATTTAGAAAAAGATTTGTTTGATGAAGCTGGTTTGCATGTAACTAATAATGATGAGATTGAAGTTCATGATCATGCTGCATCGAAAAGGGGATCTTCTGATGAGAACGAACATGTAAAAAGATTAAAAGCAGGAAATTTGGCCAGTAGATCTCCTGATGGGCCCAGAATAATGAGCCGAACTGTAGGTGACgtttctgattatgactatgaaaaTGTCAACAATCATCATCTTAATGCACGGGCAAAGCCTCATGCTGACATGGATAACCCTGAAAGGGGCCCACAAGGGGACAATGTATTATTTTCAATGCAAAAGTTTATCAAAGAAACACGAGCTGAAGATAAGAGACCTCCAAAGAATTCTGGAGGCAAACACTCCGGTTCTCATAAGAAGAAACACGGCGTTTTAATCAAGGAACCTGAGTTACCGTCAACGTCACAGATTAAAGATTCCACCACTGACTTATTAAAGTCAACTTCAATAAACGGATGCAGACCGACACTCGTAAGAGAGCTCTCGGATTTAGAGATGGGTGAATTCCGTGATGAAGAAAAGCGTTTTGAGACGTTTAAAAAGTCGGAGAACATATCAAGTTCAGATTACTGGAATCTCGATGATACATTAAACCTGCCTAAAAAGGTTGTTCCCGAAGAACATCTCACAAGATTTAACGGCAGCAGACAGTCACTATCAAGAGTAGATCAAACGCAACATAATAAAGGTAGACATAATGAAGCTGGGACAAGTTTAATCAACAACACAGACAGTCAAAGAAAAGTGAACGTGGTAGTTCCTATTTCCACAAAAGATAAAAAGCGGCATAAGTCTAAAGGTTTAGGAGAAAAGAAGGATTTTAGGATGGTAAACAGTAGTGATATTAATGGACAAAAGGAGTCTTTCTCTGATGATAGTATTACTTCATATACTAAGTATGAAAAAGAGGAGCCAGAGATGAAGGGACCGATACGAGATCTTTCACA GTACAACGAGTATGTGCAGGAGTATCGTGAGAAGTATGATTGCTACCATATGTTGAACAAGATTCTAGAATCATACAG ACACCAGTTTCAAACCTTTGGAAGGGACCTTGAACTTGCTAAGGGAAGAGATACTGACAGATATAACAAAATATTGGAGCAGTTAATGGAATCCTATCGCCAGTGTGGAACG AAACATAAAAGGCTGAAGAAGATATTTGTTGTGCTCCATCACGAACTGCAG CATTTGAAGGAGATGATTAGAGACTTTGCTGAGAAACAAACAAAAGGACGACGGATTAATTCATAG